The Xanthomonas indica sequence CGTCGCGTGCGGCTGCGCGTGCGCGGAGGCGACGGCCAGGCTCGCCAGCAACGCAGCCAGCAGCAGTTCGGTCGATGTCTTCTTCATGGACTCATCCTTTGACTGGGGGATGCCCCGCTCGTCGGGACACCGGAACAGGGGGTTCCATCCATCAAGGACGAGGGGCGCGCGCACCTCCCCTACCGCACGGGCGACATCGTCTACTCAGGCAGACGCTGCACGCTGTGCATCACAGTCCGCGCATTCGTCGCATCGCCGCGGCAGCGCCGGCAAGCCGCCATGAAGTGGGCACCGAGGCCGCGATGCAACGCCGCAATCGTGCGCCCATGCACGCTGCATGACGCGCCTGCCCCCACGGCACGACGCACCGCGCCCGCTCGTGTGCGGGCGCGGCAACACGGCGTATCACGCAGCGCGGTCGGCCGGCGTCTCGCTGCTCCACAGCAACATCGCATCGCCATAGCTGAAGAAGCGGTAGCGCTGTGCGATGGCGTGGCGGTAGGCGGCGAAGATGCGCTCGCGGCCGGCGAAGGCCGAGACCATCATCAGCAGCGTGCTCTCGGGCAGATGGAAGTTGGTCACCATCGCGTCGACGCTGCGGATGCGGTAGCCCGGCAGGATGAAGATCTGCGTCTCGCCGGCGAAGGGATGCAATTCGCCGTCCTTGGACGCGCTCTCCAGCGCGCGCACCACCGTGGTCCCGACCGCGATCACGCGGCCGCCGGCCGCGCGCGTGCGCCGCACCTGTTCGACCAGGCTGGCGCCGACGTTGAGCCACTCGCGGTGCATCTGATGCTGTTCCAGCGCCTCCACCCGCACCGGCTGAAAGGTGCCGGCGCCGACGTGCAGGGTCACATGCCCGACCTCGACTCCGCGCGCCTGCAGCGCCTGCAGCAGCGGCGCGTCGAAGTGCAGCCCGGCGGTCGGCGCGGCGACCGCGCCGGCCTCGCGCGCGAACACGGTCTGGTAGCGCTCGCGGTCGTCCAGGCCCGGCTCGCGGCGGATGTACGGCGGCAACGGCAACCGTCCGGCCTGCTGCAGCCAGTGCTCCAGCGCGCCATCCACATGGAACTGCAACTGGTAGAACTCACCGTCGCGGCCCAGCACCTCGGCCTCGCCGCCGGCGTCCAGGGCGATGCGTGCGCCGGCCTTGGGCGACTTGCTCACGCCCAACTGCGCCCGCGCGCGCTGGCCGCCGAGCAGCCGCTCGATCAGGATCTCGACCCGCCCGCCGGTGCGCTTCTGCCCGAACAGCCGCGCCGGAATCACCCGCGTATCGTTGAAGATCAGCAGATCGCCGGCACGCAGCAACTCCGGCAGGTCGCGCACGTG is a genomic window containing:
- the queA gene encoding tRNA preQ1(34) S-adenosylmethionine ribosyltransferase-isomerase QueA → MKKSDFHYDLPEDLIAQAPLAERSASRLLLVPPAPAPFADRHVRDLPELLRAGDLLIFNDTRVIPARLFGQKRTGGRVEILIERLLGGQRARAQLGVSKSPKAGARIALDAGGEAEVLGRDGEFYQLQFHVDGALEHWLQQAGRLPLPPYIRREPGLDDRERYQTVFAREAGAVAAPTAGLHFDAPLLQALQARGVEVGHVTLHVGAGTFQPVRVEALEQHQMHREWLNVGASLVEQVRRTRAAGGRVIAVGTTVVRALESASKDGELHPFAGETQIFILPGYRIRSVDAMVTNFHLPESTLLMMVSAFAGRERIFAAYRHAIAQRYRFFSYGDAMLLWSSETPADRAA